The Lebetimonas natsushimae DNA segment AGAATATAAGAAGTGTCTCTTTTTTTTATTAATTGTTTAAATTGTTTATTTGCCAAATATATATGTCCGTTTAAAGCCAGTTTTATGGCTTTTGAAATTTTTATATTAAGACCTGAATAAACGGCACTTTTTGAAAGATATGAATGTGACTCTTCAATAGCGCCTATCGGAATTCCGGCAATTCCCTTTTTTAAATATGCAATAGTCTGATTCAGACTGTAAACTTTATACGGGGCGAAATAAAAAAACAGATCATAAAAATCGCTTTTTTTCTTTAAAAAGCTTTCTTTAAATTCTCTCTGGGCAATCTTTATATCAAAAAGACTAGGTTTTAAATAAATTTTAATTGGATAAATATTATTTTCTTCAAATTTTTTTAAAATAATTGATGCCTCTTTAAAGTTTGAAAGTTTTAAATCAACTAATGAAAGTGCAAACTGAGCCTCTTTTCTGTCTGATTTGGATAAATAATTTTTTGCTAAAGAAAATTCTCCAATTTCGGCTAAATCCATTCCTTTATAAAAAGGATTTTGTTCAATCTCCTGGGCTTTTACAAAATTGTTATAATATTCATAAATAGCGCTTAAAAGCTCTTTTGATTTATCTTTATAAGGCGTATCAATGTTTAAAGCAAAACCGGCTTCTTTTTCATAACCCATATAATACATTACAAGCGCATAATAATAAGGATAACTCTTGGAATTGGCAATTTCAGGCAGGGTAATATATGCAAGATTTATATAATAATCAAAAAGTTTTTTATTTTTCAGTTTTAATGCACAGACCGCAGCATTTATGGCACTTACAACTCTGTTTTCTTTATTGCTAATTGCTTTTTGAAAATATTCCAACGCTTTTTTATATTTTTTTTCTTTCATTTTAATAACGCCGAGATTATAATATGAAAGAGATTCGGAAAAAACTGAAATTTTGTTTAAAAGCTGGAGTGCTTTTTCTTTCTGTCCGTTTTTATAAAGAATGGCGGCTTTTTTTATAATTGCCTGAAGTGTGTCTTTTTGAATATGTTTTTTTTCCAATTTTTTGGCAATTTCTGTGATTTCTTTATTTTCTATATTTGAAGATTCTTTTTTCTTTTTTATAACTGCAAAAACAAGTACCAACAGTAAAATTAAAGCAATTAAAAGAAGAATTATGATAATTAAAAAAAGTTTATTTTTCTTTTTATCGTTATTTTCATCTTCTTCAATTACAATAACATTTTCTTCTTCAGCCACCCATTGCCTTTATTTACAAATATTTTTTTAATACATCGGGTATCTTAATTTTTCCATCTTTTGTTTGATAATTTTCCATTATAGCTACAAGTGTCCTGCCAACAGCCAAACTACTGCCGTTTAAAGTATGTACAAGTCTATTTTTTTTACCGTCTTTAAATCTGATTTTTCCTCTTCTTGCCTGAAAATCTCTAGTGTTTGATACAGAGCTGATTTCTCTGTATTTATTTTGAGACGGAATCCAAACCTCTAAATCTATTGTTTTTGCCGCACTAAACCCAAGGTCACCTGTACAAAGCATTACCTGTCTGTATGGAAGATTTAATTTTTCAAGTGCCCTGCTTGCACATTCTACCATTTCTTCAAAAACTCTGTCACTCTCTTCAGGTTTAGTAATAGCAACAAGTTCTACTTTATCAAACTGATGCTGACGGATAATCCCTTTTGTATCTTTTCCGTAACTTCCAGCCTCTTTTCTAAAACAAGGGGTATATGCCGTAAGTTTAATCGGTTTATCCAAATTTTCAATAATTTCATCTCTAAAAAGATTTGTTAACGGAACCTCAGCCGTTGGAATTAAAAACAGCTCTTCCCCTTCAATCTTAAACAAATCCTCTTCAAATTTTGGAAGCTGTCCTGTTGCAGTCATAGTTTCCCTGTTTACTATAAAAGGCACATAAACTTCTTCAAAACCATACTCCCTGTTGTGTTCCAAGAAGAAATTAATTAAAGCTCTCTCAAGCCTCGCAGCATCGCTTTTTAACACAGTAAAACGGCTTTTGGCAAGTTTTACTCCTCTTACAAAATCCAACCAGTTCAGTTTTTCTCCAAGCTCGTCATGCGGTTTAATTTCAAAATCAAATTTTGGAATTTCACCCCATCTTTTAATTTCAACATTATCATTTTCATCTTTTCCCACAGGCACATCATCGTCAGGAATATTGGGAATAACCATTGCTTTTTGATTTAATTCATCTTCCACTGCTTTTAATTCATTGTTCAATTTATCAATTTCCTCTTTTAACAGAGAAACTTCTTTTTTTAATTCCTCCGCTTTTTCCCTGTCGGTTTTTATAACTTTTCCTATTTCTTTTGATAATTTATTTCTTTGCTCAAGTAATTTGTCAAGTTTTGTTTTTAGTTCTTTTTTCTTTAAAAACAGATATTTAATTTCATTTAAAACATTCTCATCAACACCTTTTAATTTAAGTTTTTGAGAAACTGTGTCAAAATTTTTCTCAAGGAGTTTCAAATCTATCATTAAATTCCTTTAACTTATTATTAATTTGTTATTTTTTGTTATAATTAAAAGAATTTTAACATAAAAAGGAGGATAAATGAAAAAAATTATGGCGATAGGGCTTAGTGCATTAGTTGCTTCAACACTTTTTGCAAAAGAAATTAAAGTAGGTGTGCTTCAACCTTTAACTGGACCGATTGCAAGTTTCGGTCAAAAAACACTTGATGGAATAAAACTTATTCATTCAAAATACAGCAAACTGCCAAATGGAGACACAATTAAACTCGTAATTGTAGATAACCAATTTGACAAAGTTCAGACTGTAAACGGTTACAAAAGACTTGCTAGTGGTGAAAAAGTTATTGCAATTGAAGGACCTCTTGCATCATCAATGGCACTTTCTATTAAAAGATTTGCCGGAGCTACTAAAACTCCTACTGTAACTCAAATTGCAACAAACCCAAGAGTTACAAAAGGAAGTAAATATATAACAAGGGCTTGTTTTACAGACGATTTTCAAGGAACAGTTGCCGCAAAATATGCTCTAAAACATGGGCTTAAAAATGCTGTAATTGTATTTGACATGAAACAGGATTATTCAGTAGGTCTTGCAAAAGCGTTTGAAAAAGCTTATAAACAAGGTGGAGGAAAAGTTCTTAAAAAATTATTTATAAATTCAGGTGACAAAGATTTCAACGCTCAAGTAGCACAAATTAAAAGATTAAATCCTGCATTTATTTATACACCAATTTATGCACCGGAAGAAGGACTATTCTTAAGACAATTAAGAGCTGCTGGAGTAAAATCTCCTGTAATGGGTGGAGATGGTATTGCAGATCCAGGACTTTTAATGAAACTTGCCGGAAAAGCGGCAAATGGTGTAATGTATACAGACCATTTTGACCCTGCAAAAGCTCCAACTAAATTATCTGAAGAATTTATTAAAGAATTCAAAACTAAATACGGAAGACTTCCAAGTGCATTTGCGGCAACCGGAGCTGACGGTTATCTATTAATTTACAATGGAATTAAAGAATGCGACACTCCTGCAAACACTAAAAACTTCCTTCAATTCAAACAATGTGTAAATAATGCAATCAGACACACTAAAAACCTTGAAGCGGTAACAGGAAAACTTACAATTGATCCTAAAACAGGAAACCCTGTAAACAAACCGGCCGTTGTAGAACAAATTGTTGACGGTAAAACAGTGTTTAAAGAATTAGTACAACCTTAATTTTTATCCCTTTTTGGGATTTTTCATTAATAATAATGCATAATAAAAAATGATAAATAATCTGTTTTTTATCTCTGACAATCCGTCATTTTTTATTATGCATTTGTTATAATTAGGGCAATCTTTATAAAAGGAAATAAAATGAGCATTAGTTTTATTTTACAGCAGATAATAAACGGATTTTCACTCGGGAGTATGTATGCTTTAATTGCTATTGGATACACATTGGTATATGGTGTTTTAAGATTAATTAACTTCGCTCACGGCGACATTATGATGGTCGGAGCATTTATGGCCTTTATTTTTTTCAAAATACTTGGACTAAATTTTTATGTAGCTGTCACTTTATCTATAATAGTAACTGCTATTGTGGGAATACTCACATATGTAACCGCATATAAACCTTTACTTGATAAAGGGGCTCCTAAAATTTCATTATTGATTACTGCAATCGGTATTTCATTTTTTCTTGAAAGTCTTTTTAATGTAATAGCTAATCAATATCTCGGTGGTACATATCAGGCTTTTTATTTCCCAAAATGGTTCTCTAAAATCATTCATATAGATTCAATCACTATTCCTGTTTTAACATTAATAGTTCCTATTATGACAATTTTACTTTTATTGCTTGTATTATGGATTTTATATAAAACAAAAATAGGAATTGCCATCAGGGCAATAGCTTTTGATATAAATACAGTTAAATTAATGGGGGCTGATGCGAACAAAATTATTGCTTTTGTATTTGCTCTTGGCTCTGCACTTGCGGCAATAGGTGGAATTTCCTATGCTATGGCGTATCCGAGTATCGATCCATACATGGGTATGCTGGTAGGACTTAAAGCATTTGCAGCTGCAGTTGTCGGAGGTATCGGAAGTGTAACAGGTGCTGTAATCGGAGGATTTATTCTAGGGTTTGCCGAAGTTGCTATTCCCGGATTTTTCCCGGAACTTGGAGGCTGGAAAGACGCATTTGCATTTATTTTCCTAATTTTTGTATTATTGTTTAAACCAACCGGAATTATGGGAATAGATTTTGAAAGACAAAGGTTTTAATATGAAAAATTTGACACCTGCAAAATATTTTACATTAATAGGAATTGTGACACTAATATTTATAGGATTTTTATACGTTTCACCAAAAATATTCAGTGACTACACTACCACAGTTTTGGGAAATGTATATATTTTTATAATTTTAGCAATTAGCTATAACCTTATAAACGGAGTTACCGGTCAGTTTTCATTAGAGCCAAACGGATTTGTGGCGATCGGTGCTTATGTTACCGCTTTGCTTATGCTAAGCCCCGATATAAAAGCAGATATGTATATGATAGCGGATCCTCTCCCAATAATCAGAGACATTTATCTGCCAAATCCTTTTTTAGCTTTAATAATAAGCGGAATTGTTTCGGCTCTTGTGGCTTTAACCCTTGCATTCCCCGTATTTAGGGTAAGAGGGGATTATTTGGCAATCGTAACACTGGGATTTGGTTTTATTATTAGAATTTTCTTAATCAACAACCCGTCTATTTCAAACGGTTCTATGGGACTTGATTCTATCCCGGGATTTGCAAGTTATTTCTGGATAGGTGTTGTTTGCTTAATTACCGTAATTCTGGTATATAATATTGTTTATTCTAAACACGGCCGGGCAATGAAAGCGGTAAGAGACGATGAAGATGCTGCCCTTGCCATGGGGATTAATACTTTTAAAACAAAAACCATCGCTTTTATGACAAGTGCATTTTTTGAAGGGGTTGGTGGAGGACTTCTGGCAAGTTCGATAGGATCAATCAGTCCTGACCAGTTTACGTTTATGCTTACATTCCAATTACTGATTATTATCGTTTTAGGCGGACTTGGAAGTATGAGCGGAGCAATTATTGGAACACTGCTTTTAATAGGTGGTATGGAAGTACTAAGACCGCTTGATGATGCAAACTGGCAATTGGGGCCGGTTCATGGAATCCCTGGTCTTAGAATGGTTGTATTTAGTTTAATATTACTTTTAATTATGCTTTTTGCAAGACGTGGTATTTTAGGGGATAAAGAAATTTGGGATTATATAAAAATAAGGAGAAATAAATGAGCGATATTTTAAAAATAGGTAAATACGAATTTACAAGCAGACTAATAGTAGGAAGCGGAAAATATCCGGATTTTAAAACTACAAGAGATGCGACTCTTGCAAGCGGGGCTGAAATGATTACAGTTGCGGTCAGAAGAGTAAATATACTCGACCCGAATGAAGAGAATCTACTCGATTATTTTAAAGATACAGACGTAAAAATTCTGCCAAACTCTGCAGGATGCACAACAGCGGAAGAAGCTATAACATTGTTTAGACTGGTAAAAGAAGCCACAGGAATTGATATTATTAAACTTGAAATCATTGGGGATACTGCAAAAACACTTTATCCTGATGTAATGGAAACTTTAAAAGCATGTGAAACTTTGGCAAAAGAAGATTTTACTGTAATGGCTTATACAAATGACGATCCAATCATGGCAAAAAGGCTTGAAAATGCCGGAGCTGCCGCAGTAATGCCTCTTGCTGCACCAATTGGAAGCGGTCTTGGAATTCAAAACAGATATAATGTTGTATTTATAAAAGACGCTGTAAATGTACCTGTAATTGTAGATGCGGGGATTGGAACTGCAAGCGACGCCGCAGTTGCAATGGAACTTGGAGCAGATGGTGTTTTGACAAATACAGCTATTGCCAAGGCTTCCAATCCAATTGCTATGGCTGAGGCTATGAAACATGCTGTAATTGCAGGAAGAATGGCTTATAAGGCAGGCAGAATTCCGAAAAAACCTTATGCAACTGCCTCTTCACCTCTTGAAGGGCTTATCGAATTTTGAATCTATTAAAATATTCCTTTCTTTTTTTTCTTTTTATTTATATTTTCTCTTGTATTTACCTTTATTTTATGCAAGATAAAAAAATATTTAACAGAATTTGGGCCAAACCTTATGAACCGCGTATTGCAAAAAAAATTTATTTTACAACAAGCGACAGAATTAAACTTGAAGGTGCAATCACAAAAAATGGCGAAAACTTACCTTTAGTTTTATATTTCAGCGGAAATGCAAATAATGCCGTTGAATTTTTAGATAAAATCGCTTCTAAAATAAAAAATTTTAATTTCATAGGATTTAATTATCCTGGATACGCCGGAAGTGAAGGTAAACCTTGTGAAAAATGTATTGAAAAATACGCTCTTGAAATATTTGATAAATACAAACCGGATATAATAATAGGGAGAAGCTTAGGAACTGCCGTTGCTAGTTATGTGGCAAGCAAAAGAAAAGTTAAAGGCATCATTTTAATTACTCCGTTTGACAGCATTGAAAATATTGCAAAAAAGAGATATCCTATTTTTCCAATCTCATTGCTTTTAAAACATAAATTTAAAGAAGCCAAATTTATATCACAAACAGATGCCCCTGTAATTATTATAGCTCTCAAAAATGACGACATGATTCCAAACACGTCTCTTCAAAATTTATTGAAAAATATTAAAAATCTTAAAAAAATTATTTATATAGATGGGGTAAAACACGGTTTTATTTATGAACATCCTGATATAACTAATATTTTAATAAATGCTCTATCCTCTTTTTATAAAATTTAACATATTTATTTTTAACAAATCCATTTTAGGAAGTTGTATTTTATATTTAAAACTTTCAGTTAAAATTTTATAATTTAATAAATTTACCGATTTTCTTGAAAAATTAATTTTTCTTAAACGTTCTAAATCTAGTCTATCATTATCAAAATAAACTTGTACATAATTGTTTACAGATAATTCCAACTTGGTTTTGGAATCAGTAATTATATATCCGATAGACCTAATTGGCTGTTTTAATGAAAGTGGAAATTTACAATAAGAATATAAAGCATTGCTACCTGTTATTTTACGGTAATTAATTAAAACGGTTTTTATAGATTTATCATTTTCAAAAATTTTTTTAGCTTTTTCAAAGGAATCTAGAGGCATTGCAGGTATTTTTATTTTCTTTGGTTTATATTCACCATAGCCTCCCGCAGATAAAATTCTATCTACCACATCAGCACAATTGAATTTTATTTTATCCCATTTTATTTTTTTTAATTTAAATTCATTTTCTATTTCAATAATTTCTTTTAACATTAAATTAATTTTTTCATTAGAAATTCCTTGTACCCTTAATCCAATTGTCTCTCTGCCATAAGCCATACCATACGTATTTGTATGAATTTGTGAAGGGGAAAACGGTAAAACCCCATACAAATATTCACTTAAACTTATATGCTGTAAAAAATTAGAATCAACTTCAGGGTTTGCAATATAATTAGCACTGTAAACAGTTTTATTTATACGTATTGCGATATGACCGAAAGGATTTTCCCATATAATCCTCTGTGGAATTATCGAAGTGGAATATGAAAGTAGTATTTCTATATCTGATGGGTATATATTATCTAATTTGGACAGAATAACATGTATATTTCTTACAGGTTTACCATATTCCGCCCCGAAATCTGTGGGTAATATCTCTTTTTTTTCATTCAATAGAAAATCGACAATTTTATCCTCATTAAAATTTTTTCTAAATTTTTCCTGGGCTTTATACATTTTTTCTTTTTCTTCCTCAGAAGATAAAATAGATTTCACATACTTACCTGTATCATTGATATTATCAGAGAGTTTTGCAACTCCCAAACGTTTTAAAAAAAGAGCATTTTTTTTCTCATGTCCAGCAATTACATTTAAAAGAATTAAAGGAATTCCTACTTTAATAGCCTCTATTGGCGTAACTCCTCCCGCTTTCGTAATTAAAACATTACTAAAAGACATTATTCCCATCAATTCACTATGAGGTATTAATCCCAGAATTTTTAATTTTATATTTTTAGATAAATTACATTTATATCCTTCTAATTTCAACTGTTGAATTTTGTTTTTTCCACATACTGCTATTATCTGCATTGGAAAATCACAAATTTCAACAATGTTTTTTATTAATTCAACATAATTTCCAACACCTTCTTTCCCGGAAATAATTAATACAGTAGGCAAAGTTTCATCTAATTTATATTTATTTATAATTTTTTTTATCGAAGTTTTTTCAATATTTACAGGAATACCGGTTGTTTCTATTTTTGTGTTAGGGATATTTGAAAGAAGCCACATATTTTCTAATTTGTTATGCCCTAAAAAAGTTTTATCTATCCTTTTAGATATACGTGGAAAATATCCTTTGAAAAAATCCGTGTGCAGCCATCCAATCTTGATTCCTTTTAAATAACCTTTTTCCCTTAACATTGCAAGAATTTGTGCAGACCCGTAATGGGTAGCCAAAATGGAATCAGGGGACATTTCATTTATAAATTTTAAAACTTTTTTTTCTGGATAATCATTAGGTAATGACAAAAAATCTGTACCTATACCTTTTTTTATAAAATTAAAAAATATTAAATCAAAAAATTTATTTGTATTTCCCGCAATATACCAATATAATTTTTCATCTATTTTACGCCACAAAGGATTCATAAAATCTCTTATGTCTTTTAAAACAACAACAGTATCAGGATTTTTTTTTAAAATAAATTCTTTTACCGCTAATGCAGCGCTAATATGCCCATACCCGATAGAAGAATAAAATATAAGTATCTTTTTTTTCATAAAAACCTTTTAGTAAATACTGATTCATTGATATTATTATATCTAATTTCAAATAATTTTTAAAAATGCTTGTACTTATTCAATTTTTATTTGACATATTCTCTTAAAAAACACAAGGAAAAATAATGAAATCCCATTTAGAAGCTATTTAAATTTAGAAGATTATCAAAATGGCGGAGAGGGTGGGATTCGAACCCACGGTACGGTTGCCCGTACAACGGCTTTCAAGGCCGCCGCCTTCAACCACTCGGCCACCTCTCCAGACATTATTAAGATAGTTGATTTTTATAAGTGGTGCCCGGGGCCGGACTTGAACCGGCACGGGAAAAACTCCCGAGGGATTTTAAGTCCCTTGCGTCTACCATTTCCGCCACCCGGGCAATGTGAGAGGAATTATAGTAAATTTAAAAAACAAAGTCAAGTGGAGGCGCCACCCGGATTCGAACCGGGGATCAGGGCTTTGCAGGCCCCTGCCTTAGCCACTTGGCTATGGCGCCGACTGGAGCGGGCTACGGGACTCGAACCCGCGACCTCCACCTTGGCAAGGTGGCGCTCTAGCCAACTGAGCTAAGCCCGCTTAGGGACTGAAATTATATAAAAAAAAGAAAAAAAAAGCAAGAATTAAATTTTAGGACCTGCTTTTTCGTATTCTTTTCCTTCTTTTACATCTTCATATCTTTTAAAGTTTTCAATAAACATTTGAGCCAATTTTCTAAGTTGTTTATCATATGCCTCTTTGTCAGCCCAGGTATTTCTTGGATTTAAAACTTCTGTGTTCACTCCCGGAAGTTCTTTTGGAATTGCTAAATCAAACACTGGTAAAATTTCAAATTCGGCGTTTTCAATGCTTCCATCAAGAATTGCATTAATACATGCTCTTGTATCTTTGATACTCATTCTTTTACCTACACCATAAGGTCCACCTGTCCAACCTGTGTTCACCAAATAAACATTAACTCCGTGTTTATCGATTTTTTCTCCAAGAAGTTTTGCATAAACAGTTGGATGAAGCGGTAAGAAAGGCTCACCAAAACATGCGCTAAATGTTGCAACCGGTTCTGTAATTCCTCTCTCAGTTCCAGCAACTTTTGCAGTATACCCGCTTAGGAAATAATACATTGCCTGTTCTTTTGTAAGTTTGCTTACAGGCGGCAACACACCGAAAGCATCAGCACTTAAAAAGATAATATTTTTAGGATGTCCGCCCCTAAGTGTACATTCATGATTCTCAATATGTTCTATCGGATAGCTTACTCTTGTATTTTCTGTTTTTGAACTGTCGGTAAAATCTACTTCTCCATTTTCTAAAACTTTTACATTTTCAAGTAATGCATTTCTTTTAATAGCATTGTAAATTTCAGGTTCACTGTTTTTGTCAAGATTTATAACTTTTGCATAACATCCGCCTTCAAAGTTAAATACACCTTCATCATCCCATCCATGTTCATCATCACCTATAAGTTTTCTATTTGGATCCGTTGAAAGCGTAGTTTTTCCAGTACCAGAAAGTCCAAAAAATAATGCTACATCACCTTTTTCTCCTACATTTGCAGAACAGTGCATTGAAAGTTTACCCTCAAGCGGCAGCCAATAATTCATCATAGTAAATATTCCTTTTTTAAGCTCACCGCCATATAGTGTACCTGTCATTACAGCTTTGTTTTCTTCAATATTAAATGCAACAAAAATATCACTATTTAAATTATTTTCTTTCCATTTAGGATATCTTGCTTCCCCTGCTACTAAAAATGTAAAATCAGGTTTAAAATTTTTTAATTCCTCTTCAGAAGGCAGTATAAACATATTCATTACAAAATGTGCCTGCCATGCTATTGGTGTTACAAATCTGATAGCCCTTCTACTGCTTTTACTGGCGCCTACAAATACATCAATAACATAAATTTCATTTTTTTTATTTAATTCTTCTTTGGTAAAAGCTTCTAAATTTTTAAAAGTTTCAAGAGTTATTGGATGATTAATCTCCCCCCATGCAATATACTGTTCACTCGGCGGCTGTTTTACAAAAAATTTATCATTCGGACTTCTTCCTGTAAATTCGCCCGTATCAACAGCTGTCGCCCCACTTTTAGTTAAAACAACTTCACCTTTTTTTAAAGTATCTTCAATTATTTTATCATAACTTGGATTATGAATAATTGTTTTATTACTGGTATCAATACCTTCTAAATTTAACATAACATTCTCCTAATAAGTGTGGTTTACGGATTGTAATTATAACAAAAATGAAGAAAAAAAAGAGGAGATTAAAGGTCTTCTTCTAGACCTGTTTTTTTAAGCGTAAATTCTACAAATTTGTATCCTATAATAATTAAAACAGGCCACATAAAAAATAGAATAGTACCCCATGTTGTGTTTATATGTTGCGCTTCTGGATTAATACCATTTGGTAATAATTTATCAGAAGCGAAAAGAAAAGAAGTAAATAAAACTGTAATTAATGCTATAAATTTTTTCATATCCGCTCCTTAATATGCGTGAGATTCTGGATCCTGAATTTCTTCAATAGTAATAGGACCACTTTTTTTCATTTGATACCAAACATAAATAATGTATCCTAAAACAAATGGTACAGCAACACTAACCCATGCCATAACTTCAAGAGTATATTTACTACCTGAGCTGTTTTGAATAGTTAAACTGCTCTGTAAGTCCGCATAGCTTGGATAAAACGGTGTACCATTAAGCCCTGCAATAACAAATACAATAATCCCGATTAATACAATCCCTAAACCTGCTGGCCAAATACCTTTTGTTGAACCTTTAATCCCTTGGAAAATACCAATTACAAAAAGTACTACACCTACTAAGAATAAAATCAAAGGAATTGCTGCAAATGCAAGTAAATTCTGTAAATATTTACCATCTACTAATGTTACTTTTCCAGCTGGGTCATGTATATCGTAAGAATATCCTTTCATTGTTAAAAGACCAAAAAGTACTATACCTAAAGATATTAATAACAATACAAAACATCTTTTTAAAATTCCTCTTAATCTTTCATGAACAGCTGCAAATTCGTTTTGATCTAAATCGTTCATTAACCATAAAGCACCTAAAATTCTTGCTGCAGTAAATAAAACCACACCCAATGCCAAGTTAAACCAAGCACCATGTTTGAAATCAATCGCAGCTTCAAGACCTCTTAAATTAAACCCGTCAGCCGCTGTACCCCAATGAAGTACTCTTGTAACAGGATCATATGTAAAATTACTTCCTGTAAAGAAAGTTCCAACCGCTGCTCCAACTAAAATCATTGTAACAATACCGTTAAAATATAAGAATAATTTGTAAGTATTTTTACCAATTAAGTTATTTGGTCTATTCATATATTCATATGAAACTGCTTGAAGTACGAATCCAAAAAGAATTAACATCCATACCCAATAAGCTCCACCAAAACTAACTGAATAAAACAATGGGAATGCTGCATATAAAGCACCACCAAAAAGAACCAATGTTGTAAATGTTAGTTCCCATTTTCTACCAAGAGAGTTTACAATACCTCTCTCTTCCATTTCATCTTT contains these protein-coding regions:
- a CDS encoding tetratricopeptide repeat protein, with protein sequence MAEEENVIVIEEDENNDKKKNKLFLIIIILLLIALILLLVLVFAVIKKKKESSNIENKEITEIAKKLEKKHIQKDTLQAIIKKAAILYKNGQKEKALQLLNKISVFSESLSYYNLGVIKMKEKKYKKALEYFQKAISNKENRVVSAINAAVCALKLKNKKLFDYYINLAYITLPEIANSKSYPYYYALVMYYMGYEKEAGFALNIDTPYKDKSKELLSAIYEYYNNFVKAQEIEQNPFYKGMDLAEIGEFSLAKNYLSKSDRKEAQFALSLVDLKLSNFKEASIILKKFEENNIYPIKIYLKPSLFDIKIAQREFKESFLKKKSDFYDLFFYFAPYKVYSLNQTIAYLKKGIAGIPIGAIEESHSYLSKSAVYSGLNIKISKAIKLALNGHIYLANKQFKQLIKKRDTSYILHYNLALTYAQLGEYKNAYFHFLRAYHLNPSDMLSGIYALMAIQKLGKNDDKLLASIKEDLNDKTILEYGLVSLITDNTVGMAAFIEKSEKSNPIWILAKLTSKAVLNKDYLDEALKLKSMFNRDIVANLLYFYAENKDLDVKKLALNFQSLFLEKNWNMNDFYYGAKIVRDWYFEFTKISGLLNKVRFDLEKKAKTENFDIIPVLKRFAFSNLYTKHFEEAYIIYNDLINNKKVEDPFTLYQAAVSAIGAGHHSNAVALMELAKLKNPSFYEARYGLGLLWQEANNLRAARIQYSKIPDGFESKYFDFNIKSPNSY
- the serS gene encoding serine--tRNA ligase; protein product: MIDLKLLEKNFDTVSQKLKLKGVDENVLNEIKYLFLKKKELKTKLDKLLEQRNKLSKEIGKVIKTDREKAEELKKEVSLLKEEIDKLNNELKAVEDELNQKAMVIPNIPDDDVPVGKDENDNVEIKRWGEIPKFDFEIKPHDELGEKLNWLDFVRGVKLAKSRFTVLKSDAARLERALINFFLEHNREYGFEEVYVPFIVNRETMTATGQLPKFEEDLFKIEGEELFLIPTAEVPLTNLFRDEIIENLDKPIKLTAYTPCFRKEAGSYGKDTKGIIRQHQFDKVELVAITKPEESDRVFEEMVECASRALEKLNLPYRQVMLCTGDLGFSAAKTIDLEVWIPSQNKYREISSVSNTRDFQARRGKIRFKDGKKNRLVHTLNGSSLAVGRTLVAIMENYQTKDGKIKIPDVLKKYL
- a CDS encoding ABC transporter substrate-binding protein, translating into MKKIMAIGLSALVASTLFAKEIKVGVLQPLTGPIASFGQKTLDGIKLIHSKYSKLPNGDTIKLVIVDNQFDKVQTVNGYKRLASGEKVIAIEGPLASSMALSIKRFAGATKTPTVTQIATNPRVTKGSKYITRACFTDDFQGTVAAKYALKHGLKNAVIVFDMKQDYSVGLAKAFEKAYKQGGGKVLKKLFINSGDKDFNAQVAQIKRLNPAFIYTPIYAPEEGLFLRQLRAAGVKSPVMGGDGIADPGLLMKLAGKAANGVMYTDHFDPAKAPTKLSEEFIKEFKTKYGRLPSAFAATGADGYLLIYNGIKECDTPANTKNFLQFKQCVNNAIRHTKNLEAVTGKLTIDPKTGNPVNKPAVVEQIVDGKTVFKELVQP
- a CDS encoding branched-chain amino acid ABC transporter permease — protein: MSISFILQQIINGFSLGSMYALIAIGYTLVYGVLRLINFAHGDIMMVGAFMAFIFFKILGLNFYVAVTLSIIVTAIVGILTYVTAYKPLLDKGAPKISLLITAIGISFFLESLFNVIANQYLGGTYQAFYFPKWFSKIIHIDSITIPVLTLIVPIMTILLLLLVLWILYKTKIGIAIRAIAFDINTVKLMGADANKIIAFVFALGSALAAIGGISYAMAYPSIDPYMGMLVGLKAFAAAVVGGIGSVTGAVIGGFILGFAEVAIPGFFPELGGWKDAFAFIFLIFVLLFKPTGIMGIDFERQRF
- a CDS encoding branched-chain amino acid ABC transporter permease — protein: MKNLTPAKYFTLIGIVTLIFIGFLYVSPKIFSDYTTTVLGNVYIFIILAISYNLINGVTGQFSLEPNGFVAIGAYVTALLMLSPDIKADMYMIADPLPIIRDIYLPNPFLALIISGIVSALVALTLAFPVFRVRGDYLAIVTLGFGFIIRIFLINNPSISNGSMGLDSIPGFASYFWIGVVCLITVILVYNIVYSKHGRAMKAVRDDEDAALAMGINTFKTKTIAFMTSAFFEGVGGGLLASSIGSISPDQFTFMLTFQLLIIIVLGGLGSMSGAIIGTLLLIGGMEVLRPLDDANWQLGPVHGIPGLRMVVFSLILLLIMLFARRGILGDKEIWDYIKIRRNK
- a CDS encoding thiazole synthase; translation: MSDILKIGKYEFTSRLIVGSGKYPDFKTTRDATLASGAEMITVAVRRVNILDPNEENLLDYFKDTDVKILPNSAGCTTAEEAITLFRLVKEATGIDIIKLEIIGDTAKTLYPDVMETLKACETLAKEDFTVMAYTNDDPIMAKRLENAGAAAVMPLAAPIGSGLGIQNRYNVVFIKDAVNVPVIVDAGIGTASDAAVAMELGADGVLTNTAIAKASNPIAMAEAMKHAVIAGRMAYKAGRIPKKPYATASSPLEGLIEF
- a CDS encoding alpha/beta hydrolase, with protein sequence MQDKKIFNRIWAKPYEPRIAKKIYFTTSDRIKLEGAITKNGENLPLVLYFSGNANNAVEFLDKIASKIKNFNFIGFNYPGYAGSEGKPCEKCIEKYALEIFDKYKPDIIIGRSLGTAVASYVASKRKVKGIILITPFDSIENIAKKRYPIFPISLLLKHKFKEAKFISQTDAPVIIIALKNDDMIPNTSLQNLLKNIKNLKKIIYIDGVKHGFIYEHPDITNILINALSSFYKI